A genomic stretch from Sporosarcina sp. ANT_H38 includes:
- a CDS encoding phage holin — MGDKLKQYIGFIGGALGGILLFLQALGVELVHFNDGSINAFVGMLLTFVPLILVGYGIWKNQYLVTKKAKSQERMLKQRGLKKYG; from the coding sequence TTGGGCGATAAACTAAAACAATATATTGGATTTATCGGGGGTGCTCTTGGGGGCATCCTTTTATTTTTGCAAGCCTTAGGAGTTGAGTTGGTACATTTTAATGATGGCTCAATTAACGCCTTCGTTGGCATGTTGTTGACATTCGTACCATTAATTTTAGTGGGATATGGAATCTGGAAGAATCAATATTTGGTTACGAAAAAGGCGAAATCACAGGAAAGAATGTTGAAACAACGGGGGTTGAAGAAATATGGCTAA
- a CDS encoding siphovirus ReqiPepy6 Gp37-like family protein — translation MKPIRIFTPDIELLGEISNYESLFFVRSFHGIGDLELRINRYKNYTDTLQKGNIIVVGNDKHKCYKIEHRAIDLDEAGKVTENWLIKALELKIVTSEAIALPPSHTANDNKSASAETVMKHYVNGNIINPVDPSRKVAELVLASDLNRGPHISWQSRFKVVAEELSEMSSLTGVGWGVRVDYALRKLVLDVAEGRDLSVNQNVNSPVIFSPQFDNIKNMHYVDSDLNYKNVAYVAGQGEGVDRRVIVVGTDTGWNRRELFVDARDIEEIDDDENPIPEHIIIQRLTDRGLQKLAEYTQEKFLEAQIMTPVKTVDIEKQTHFATQFQIVESVKVTEAFASSFVYEQDYDLGDIVTIQNKDWGVTLDARITEIKEVYEPGGFQLEATFGNSRPTLISKIKQELAGMKTELTR, via the coding sequence ATGAAACCCATACGGATTTTTACGCCCGATATTGAGTTACTTGGAGAGATCAGCAATTATGAATCACTCTTTTTTGTACGCTCATTTCACGGCATCGGTGACCTAGAGTTACGTATCAACAGATACAAAAATTACACTGACACTCTGCAAAAAGGGAACATCATTGTTGTCGGGAACGATAAGCATAAATGTTACAAAATTGAACATAGAGCTATTGATCTCGACGAAGCTGGCAAAGTAACTGAAAACTGGCTAATCAAAGCGCTCGAATTAAAAATCGTCACTAGCGAAGCTATTGCACTACCACCTTCCCACACGGCCAATGATAATAAATCAGCATCGGCGGAAACGGTTATGAAGCATTATGTCAATGGAAATATAATAAACCCTGTAGATCCTTCGCGTAAAGTTGCCGAACTGGTATTGGCATCTGACTTAAATCGAGGTCCACATATTTCATGGCAATCAAGGTTTAAGGTCGTTGCGGAAGAACTATCAGAAATGTCGTCATTGACGGGTGTTGGCTGGGGTGTTCGAGTTGATTACGCGCTACGGAAATTGGTGTTAGATGTTGCCGAAGGTCGGGATTTATCCGTTAACCAAAACGTAAATTCACCTGTGATTTTTTCTCCACAATTCGATAATATTAAAAATATGCACTACGTTGATTCAGACTTGAATTACAAAAACGTAGCTTACGTAGCCGGACAGGGCGAAGGTGTGGACAGGCGTGTAATTGTAGTTGGTACGGATACTGGATGGAATAGGAGAGAATTATTTGTAGATGCTCGGGATATCGAAGAAATAGATGACGACGAAAACCCAATTCCTGAACATATCATCATACAAAGATTAACCGACCGTGGATTACAAAAGCTTGCTGAATATACTCAGGAAAAATTCTTGGAAGCGCAGATTATGACGCCTGTAAAAACTGTCGACATCGAAAAACAAACGCATTTTGCGACGCAGTTTCAGATTGTCGAATCCGTAAAAGTGACGGAGGCATTTGCATCCTCTTTCGTATATGAACAAGACTACGATTTAGGTGATATTGTGACTATCCAAAATAAAGATTGGGGTGTTACGCTCGATGCGCGGATCACTGAGATAAAAGAGGTTTATGAGCCTGGTGGATTTCAGTTAGAAGCGACATTCGGAAATAGCAGACCAACGTTGATTAGTAAAATTAAACAGGAATTAGCCGGTATGAAAACGGAACTTACAAGATAG
- a CDS encoding CD1375 family protein — translation MNIIQKKLVDSYTVLVMAERMTLEEVPESKLVGGVERPIRSEVEIEIANRTIAALG, via the coding sequence ATGAACATCATACAAAAGAAATTGGTAGACTCATACACGGTTTTGGTTATGGCTGAACGAATGACATTGGAAGAAGTGCCGGAAAGTAAGCTTGTCGGTGGCGTAGAACGTCCAATCCGCAGTGAAGTAGAAATTGAAATTGCTAATCGCACTATTGCGGCACTAGGCTAA
- a CDS encoding phage tail protein codes for MSWSKTVPQGPKGETGLTAYQIAVNGGFVGTEAEWLLSLEGAKGEPGIDGTGSGTVSSVNDIEPDANGNVVLPLPPEPDLSGLATKVELRLHEAKIASSTELGHVKVGQNLSIGSDGKLNASGGTVPDASTTVKGIVKLNDALNSSLTTEAATANAVKQVNDLKANKAQESQIIITLQNGWGGNLRCYKNQFGVVQLFGMVTVGSLPSGTIATLPIGYRPVNAHFFSSPTASTATDGRTMELLLRPDGTITPNATPLKNVYIENSFRL; via the coding sequence ATGAGTTGGAGTAAGACTGTACCACAAGGACCGAAAGGTGAAACGGGATTGACGGCTTATCAAATCGCGGTAAACGGCGGATTTGTAGGAACGGAAGCCGAATGGTTATTGTCGCTTGAAGGGGCTAAAGGGGAACCTGGCATAGACGGAACAGGAAGTGGAACGGTGTCATCTGTAAACGATATCGAACCGGATGCAAATGGAAACGTCGTTCTACCATTACCACCGGAACCGGATTTGAGTGGATTAGCAACGAAAGTTGAATTACGATTGCACGAAGCTAAAATAGCATCCTCGACAGAACTTGGACACGTAAAAGTTGGTCAAAATTTATCTATTGGGTCGGATGGCAAGCTTAATGCTAGTGGTGGTACAGTTCCGGATGCATCAACAACCGTCAAAGGCATCGTTAAACTCAATGATGCCCTAAACAGCAGTTTGACAACTGAAGCAGCTACGGCTAATGCGGTAAAACAGGTGAATGATTTGAAGGCTAATAAAGCGCAAGAGAGTCAAATCATCATTACACTCCAAAATGGGTGGGGAGGAAATCTTAGGTGTTATAAAAACCAATTCGGTGTCGTTCAACTCTTTGGCATGGTAACTGTTGGTTCACTCCCATCGGGGACAATAGCAACGCTCCCAATTGGATACCGTCCAGTAAATGCACACTTTTTTAGTTCGCCGACAGCTTCAACTGCCACTGACGGACGTACTATGGAATTACTACTCAGACCGGATGGTACTATAACTCCTAATGCGACCCCACTTAAAAATGTTTATATAGAAAACTCGTTCAGATTATAG
- a CDS encoding tape measure protein: protein MASDGSIRIDIIIDGNQITAASAALAALAAAANSAGGQTNALSQETNRASSGIRDMAISIGLVAVASKAFDILKSALGGAVSRFDTLMGFPVIMEQMGFSSEQATNSINKLSDGIQGLPTTLDGIVKNTQGIAILTGDLDTATETALALNNAFLASGSSAGDAERGLTQYVQMLSKGSVDIMAWRTLQETMGYALKETATAFGFTGKAAQNDLYAALKDGDITFEAFNAKLIELNGGVGGFADVAKTSSAGIATSMSNLKNVVTVGVANMIISFDKLSKEVTGKSIAENMDSLKVVVKAAFKVMGTAIESAAPIVIAFASVVQSSIPVVQALTPAIIGLAAAYVTFKVATAAYAAVAAGQAVLATAQASMWALTLATNAQVAARIVMTTTDRAGNVVTVANTGAVTLQTLVIGLLSRQLTLAAAAVAIKTAATAAWGAAMQIALGPIGWITAGVGLLVTGVIAVVAWFKKSTEEGERLTAVTNALGESTSALNESLNGTSSTYEKNQAGIQATAAANTDLIAKIEELAAVQGRSGAQTKELKEYVDQLNGSVDGLGLAFDKETNSLSMSSEQMAARIKLMQEEATLATAKERLLEISKEQYEVDAKMAETKELRKELNLRVEEGGKAAREAKDEIEKLDVQEAALTETSAGLAVQQTETAAQVTASVAAVAEATKNSVDDQLRSYASLEDGQKDIVNSLRDTWLDYTKQATDMFDKLSDKSKVSVTEMTKNLQENQRIMGEWATNIAKLAERGIDEGLLSTLRDAGPESAGHVKNLVNASDAELQKLSGLFAKGGDVAKQTLSQSLGKENAIVMESVGHLVAQAGDSLTTQIKKADFASLGKAMPEGAAKGITDGTKDVAEASKKMATETEKAFKGAMEIKSPSGVFKRDGVHITEGVVLGINDGTPKVVLTVNKLVKAMLLPFANISADFQKIGGFAADGLNVGLNNGSSKVMATARGLANSVASEMRRALDINSPAGETIAIGEFTGQGLAIGIESTKELNKKAANTVGEVIKEATRKNATEVTKIADEAEKKRTEIQNDYNKKRAELSKKSASSSQAALKTHKNKKGDIVTTGEAKVYKIRSDASAKLTKLNEDEQKKLATINTKAWADMQKKESELSKARLEALKSFVADKKSMEDISLAAESEVWRKSLVLFTDGSKERIEVQKQHQAALNTLNDKILKENETFIGKVATINDKLRENEQKLTDDYTKSVDDRTKALTNFVSIFDAYEYKFEQSGQDLTSNLRSQVSALEEWSRMFEMLSGKAIDKGLLEELRIMGVKALPQMVALNTMTDRELTEYSDLYKRRSKSAREQAEKEMAPMKANTEKQIIELRKAANKELTLLEVDWLAKMKAITRSSDEELKTLKSIGVSAGQGLLNGLSSMESSLVNKARSIAENVKKAMAKALDINSPSRWMRDFIAGNMALGFIAGVDKNESKILNAASHFGELMKPKMSDIMIPNVNIRPFNPSFGGSGGGSSSTDNRKSVTNNIENHFTPAESTPSESARKQKQQLQRLALEL from the coding sequence ATGGCGTCAGATGGCAGTATTCGTATTGATATTATCATTGATGGCAATCAAATAACGGCAGCATCTGCTGCATTAGCTGCATTAGCGGCGGCCGCAAATAGCGCCGGAGGTCAAACAAATGCACTATCACAAGAAACAAACAGAGCATCTAGCGGCATAAGGGACATGGCGATATCAATCGGACTTGTGGCGGTTGCGTCAAAAGCCTTTGATATATTGAAATCCGCATTGGGTGGTGCCGTTTCTCGCTTCGATACACTGATGGGCTTTCCTGTAATAATGGAACAAATGGGATTCAGTAGTGAACAAGCGACTAATTCTATTAATAAACTTTCTGACGGTATACAGGGGCTTCCTACGACGTTGGACGGCATCGTAAAGAACACACAAGGAATCGCAATATTAACTGGTGACTTAGATACCGCGACAGAGACCGCGTTAGCATTAAACAACGCATTCCTGGCAAGTGGATCAAGTGCCGGAGATGCAGAACGTGGGCTTACTCAATACGTCCAAATGCTTTCAAAAGGATCAGTGGATATAATGGCGTGGCGAACACTCCAAGAAACAATGGGGTATGCGCTTAAAGAAACAGCGACGGCTTTTGGATTTACAGGTAAGGCGGCACAAAACGATCTATACGCAGCGTTGAAAGATGGCGACATTACGTTTGAAGCGTTTAATGCCAAATTAATAGAGTTGAACGGTGGCGTTGGTGGATTTGCTGACGTAGCTAAAACGAGTAGTGCCGGTATTGCCACTTCAATGAGCAACCTGAAGAACGTTGTAACGGTTGGCGTGGCTAACATGATTATCTCATTCGATAAGTTGTCAAAAGAGGTCACAGGCAAGAGTATAGCTGAAAACATGGATAGCCTGAAAGTCGTTGTAAAGGCGGCGTTCAAAGTCATGGGCACAGCTATTGAAAGCGCAGCTCCTATAGTTATCGCATTCGCTTCTGTCGTTCAATCGTCAATTCCGGTTGTTCAGGCGTTGACACCAGCCATTATTGGTTTGGCGGCGGCTTACGTGACGTTCAAAGTAGCGACAGCGGCATATGCGGCAGTGGCGGCAGGACAAGCGGTGTTAGCAACGGCACAAGCGTCAATGTGGGCTTTAACGTTAGCTACAAACGCACAAGTGGCAGCTCGGATAGTTATGACGACGACGGACAGAGCTGGAAACGTCGTAACGGTGGCAAACACAGGCGCGGTCACACTTCAAACTTTGGTTATCGGATTATTGTCAAGACAGTTAACTCTAGCGGCGGCAGCGGTTGCCATTAAGACGGCGGCCACGGCGGCATGGGGTGCGGCAATGCAAATTGCATTAGGTCCGATTGGTTGGATAACGGCCGGGGTTGGGCTGTTAGTCACTGGTGTCATTGCGGTTGTTGCGTGGTTCAAGAAATCCACAGAAGAGGGCGAAAGACTAACGGCGGTTACGAATGCCTTGGGCGAATCAACGTCAGCGCTAAATGAATCATTGAACGGTACTTCTTCGACTTACGAAAAGAACCAAGCGGGCATTCAAGCAACCGCTGCAGCAAACACGGATTTAATTGCCAAGATAGAAGAGTTGGCCGCGGTACAAGGTAGGTCGGGCGCGCAAACAAAGGAACTGAAAGAATATGTGGATCAACTTAATGGGTCGGTAGATGGGTTAGGTCTGGCGTTCGACAAAGAAACCAATTCACTGAGTATGTCTTCCGAACAAATGGCGGCTAGAATTAAACTCATGCAAGAAGAAGCGACTTTGGCAACGGCGAAAGAGCGACTTCTCGAAATATCTAAAGAACAATATGAAGTTGATGCGAAAATGGCTGAAACAAAAGAATTGCGCAAAGAGTTGAATTTGAGGGTTGAAGAAGGCGGCAAGGCGGCTAGAGAAGCAAAAGACGAAATCGAGAAATTAGACGTGCAAGAAGCGGCATTGACAGAAACCTCTGCCGGTCTAGCAGTCCAACAAACTGAGACAGCGGCACAAGTGACGGCGTCTGTTGCGGCGGTAGCGGAAGCGACCAAGAACAGCGTAGACGACCAATTGAGGAGTTACGCTAGTTTAGAAGATGGCCAAAAGGACATTGTGAATTCGCTAAGAGATACGTGGTTGGATTACACGAAACAAGCCACTGACATGTTTGATAAACTTAGCGACAAATCAAAAGTGTCAGTAACTGAAATGACTAAAAATCTCCAAGAGAATCAACGAATTATGGGTGAATGGGCGACCAACATCGCCAAATTGGCTGAACGTGGCATTGATGAAGGTCTACTAAGCACGTTGAGAGACGCGGGTCCAGAATCGGCAGGGCATGTCAAAAATCTAGTTAATGCATCCGACGCAGAACTACAAAAACTCAGCGGATTATTCGCCAAGGGTGGAGACGTGGCGAAACAAACATTAAGTCAATCGCTAGGTAAAGAGAACGCAATAGTAATGGAATCAGTCGGACACCTAGTAGCACAGGCCGGTGATTCTCTTACAACACAGATTAAAAAAGCCGACTTTGCATCTCTTGGTAAAGCTATGCCGGAAGGTGCGGCGAAAGGAATCACGGACGGAACAAAAGACGTAGCTGAAGCATCAAAGAAAATGGCTACGGAAACAGAGAAAGCTTTCAAAGGTGCAATGGAAATCAAAAGTCCGTCTGGTGTATTTAAAAGGGATGGCGTTCACATAACAGAAGGTGTCGTGTTAGGTATAAATGACGGCACACCTAAGGTTGTCTTGACCGTGAACAAGTTAGTCAAAGCAATGTTGCTTCCGTTCGCTAACATTTCTGCTGATTTCCAAAAGATCGGCGGCTTTGCGGCAGACGGTCTGAACGTTGGTTTGAATAACGGTTCTTCTAAAGTTATGGCTACCGCAAGAGGGCTTGCAAATAGCGTTGCTTCTGAAATGAGAAGGGCGTTGGATATTAACTCCCCAGCTGGCGAGACTATAGCGATCGGTGAATTTACTGGTCAAGGTCTCGCTATTGGTATTGAATCCACTAAGGAATTGAATAAGAAAGCGGCAAATACCGTTGGTGAAGTAATTAAAGAAGCAACAAGAAAGAATGCTACAGAAGTAACCAAGATTGCCGATGAGGCCGAGAAAAAACGTACAGAGATTCAAAATGATTACAACAAAAAACGTGCTGAACTTTCTAAGAAATCCGCGTCATCATCACAAGCGGCATTGAAGACGCACAAGAATAAAAAAGGTGATATTGTCACGACTGGCGAGGCTAAAGTCTACAAGATCCGTTCGGATGCATCCGCTAAACTCACCAAGTTGAACGAAGATGAACAAAAGAAACTAGCAACAATTAATACGAAGGCATGGGCGGATATGCAGAAGAAAGAAAGTGAGCTCTCCAAAGCCAGACTTGAAGCTCTTAAAAGTTTCGTAGCTGATAAGAAGTCGATGGAGGATATATCCCTAGCGGCTGAGTCAGAGGTGTGGAGAAAATCATTGGTTCTATTCACGGACGGCTCCAAAGAACGCATAGAGGTTCAGAAACAACACCAGGCGGCACTTAATACGCTCAATGATAAGATACTAAAAGAAAACGAAACGTTCATCGGTAAAGTGGCGACTATCAACGACAAGTTGCGTGAAAACGAACAAAAACTGACTGATGATTATACGAAGTCGGTTGATGATCGTACAAAAGCGTTAACCAATTTCGTTAGTATCTTTGATGCTTACGAGTACAAGTTTGAACAATCAGGTCAAGATTTGACAAGTAATCTAAGGTCGCAAGTTTCGGCGCTTGAAGAGTGGTCCCGTATGTTCGAAATGTTATCCGGAAAAGCGATTGATAAGGGGTTGCTTGAAGAATTGCGGATAATGGGAGTTAAGGCTTTACCTCAAATGGTGGCATTAAACACGATGACAGATAGAGAACTTACGGAGTATTCGGATCTGTACAAGCGTCGATCTAAATCTGCAAGGGAGCAAGCCGAAAAAGAAATGGCTCCAATGAAAGCCAACACTGAGAAACAAATAATTGAACTACGCAAAGCCGCTAACAAAGAACTTACTTTGCTAGAGGTCGATTGGCTCGCCAAAATGAAAGCTATCACTAGAAGTAGTGATGAAGAATTGAAGACACTTAAATCAATAGGTGTAAGTGCCGGACAAGGGTTACTGAACGGTTTGTCATCTATGGAGTCGTCGCTAGTCAACAAGGCTAGATCGATAGCTGAGAACGTCAAAAAGGCAATGGCGAAGGCGTTAGACATTAATTCCCCTTCAAGGTGGATGCGTGACTTTATTGCTGGCAACATGGCGCTTGGCTTCATTGCGGGCGTTGACAAAAACGAATCGAAAATATTGAACGCAGCCAGTCACTTCGGAGAATTAATGAAGCCGAAAATGAGCGACATCATGATTCCGAATGTCAACATTAGACCGTTTAATCCTTCATTCGGCGGCAGTGGTGGCGGTTCATCATCGACCGACAATCGAAAATCAGTAACGAATAACATTGAAAACCATTTTACTCCTGCTGAATCAACACCGTCAGAATCGGCGCGTAAGCAAAAACAACAACTTCAACGACTAGCTTTGGAATTATAA
- a CDS encoding tail fiber protein: MAEHSKFFDSLNPLDPDKVYTADEFMGFFGKLITDGVMKGEANMLKVETSGSNMNTVVDTGTAFLKAREYENDSELSLTHEVEALGKSRIDRVVIRLMLNVDYREARAFVKKGVAGLAPVVPQLERTDDVYEISLAQVKVIGGQTYINVADVVDERGKEDVCPWAGSKILPNFDDVALAELVEKVNTGLVDATTIRKGIVKLNNTLTSTLTTEAATANTVKQVNDLKANKVQESPMIIPLVNGWTGTAKYYKDQFGVVHATGLIERTTSTTSIVAGNLPAGYRPVSTHWTHAIPISSPAPSVMTIGTDGRIDIPNGINGATTLVVNFSFRTN; the protein is encoded by the coding sequence ATGGCTGAACACAGTAAATTCTTTGATAGTTTAAATCCGCTCGATCCCGATAAAGTTTATACCGCTGATGAGTTTATGGGTTTTTTCGGCAAACTGATTACAGATGGCGTTATGAAGGGCGAAGCGAACATGTTAAAAGTCGAAACGAGTGGCTCTAATATGAACACCGTAGTCGATACTGGTACAGCGTTCTTGAAAGCTAGGGAGTACGAGAATGATAGTGAATTATCACTCACTCATGAAGTCGAAGCGTTGGGGAAATCACGTATTGACCGCGTGGTAATTAGGTTGATGTTGAATGTAGATTATCGTGAAGCTAGGGCGTTTGTGAAAAAAGGTGTGGCAGGTCTAGCACCTGTTGTACCTCAGTTGGAACGAACAGACGATGTATATGAAATCTCATTAGCACAAGTCAAAGTAATTGGCGGGCAGACATATATCAATGTTGCGGATGTTGTAGATGAGCGGGGGAAAGAAGATGTCTGTCCGTGGGCAGGGAGTAAAATTTTGCCTAACTTTGATGATGTAGCTTTAGCTGAGCTAGTCGAAAAAGTGAATACCGGATTAGTAGATGCCACAACAATTCGTAAAGGAATTGTTAAACTAAACAACACCCTAACCAGTACATTAACTACCGAAGCGGCTACTGCAAATACAGTTAAACAGGTTAATGATTTGAAAGCTAATAAGGTGCAAGAATCTCCAATGATTATCCCTCTAGTTAACGGGTGGACAGGAACCGCAAAATATTATAAGGATCAATTCGGAGTAGTTCATGCCACGGGACTCATCGAAAGGACAACGTCTACTACAAGTATAGTAGCGGGTAATCTTCCAGCCGGTTACCGTCCCGTTTCTACCCATTGGACCCATGCAATACCAATAAGTTCTCCCGCGCCGTCAGTAATGACAATAGGAACGGATGGCAGAATAGACATTCCGAACGGAATTAATGGAGCCACTACCCTTGTTGTGAACTTTTCATTCCGCACAAATTAG
- a CDS encoding N-acetylmuramoyl-L-alanine amidase, with amino-acid sequence MAKIKIDPGHGAHDPGALGKDSKEKDNVLKVAIRLKTLLENHGHTVSLTRSTDVFIPLSERAKQANNWGADYFVSLHNNAATSSATGFETFIHNGPVQSKTIEFQNAVHDAIIQGIGIRDRGKKRADYAVLRDTKMPAVLIEYAFISNDSDERILINEVEMLAQLTANGIVNYAGSSKPTTPPKEEEVRMFQPSSATLKTAYEQFLTGAIKDGTIADKWLTAFKADKLSLDDAIALKVIVDQRKK; translated from the coding sequence ATGGCTAAAATCAAGATAGACCCAGGACATGGCGCTCACGATCCAGGTGCCTTAGGCAAGGACTCAAAAGAAAAAGATAATGTACTAAAAGTCGCTATAAGATTAAAAACATTACTCGAAAACCATGGCCATACCGTAAGCCTGACCCGTTCTACAGATGTCTTTATACCTCTATCAGAACGTGCGAAACAGGCTAATAACTGGGGCGCGGATTACTTTGTTAGTCTGCACAATAACGCAGCTACATCGAGCGCCACAGGCTTTGAAACGTTTATTCATAATGGACCTGTACAGAGTAAAACAATTGAATTTCAAAATGCTGTACATGATGCAATTATTCAGGGAATCGGTATTCGTGATAGAGGTAAGAAACGTGCTGACTATGCAGTATTGCGTGACACGAAAATGCCAGCGGTGTTAATTGAGTATGCCTTTATCTCCAATGATAGTGATGAAAGAATCTTAATTAACGAAGTAGAGATGTTGGCACAGTTAACAGCCAACGGAATTGTTAATTATGCAGGATCAAGTAAGCCAACTACACCACCAAAAGAGGAGGAAGTACGAATGTTCCAACCAAGTTCAGCAACACTTAAAACGGCTTATGAGCAATTCTTAACAGGTGCCATAAAAGACGGTACAATCGCTGACAAATGGTTAACGGCCTTTAAAGCGGACAAACTCTCGCTTGATGATGCGATTGCACTTAAAGTTATTGTTGATCAGCGCAAGAAATAA
- a CDS encoding phage tail family protein, whose protein sequence is MIKLNFTNTRGQSIELYGSPFRLSKFEGLGDVEADIQMQKSPFQDGSTYTDALLMNRYITLELKIEGKDEVDLANNRRLLSGIFSPKLGPGILQYTDESGSKQIYAVAEGVPTYPDGSTNRGRTFQKALLFLVCPNPYWQDINPISIKLQDFVGNFFFPISFPASFSIRGDEKNLLNEGHAPTPIKVTFRGEAVNPMITKVSTGEFIRINRTIPAEHSLVITTDFDYRTVRIVDPYGNEKNAMGYIDLDGTFFSLDVGENNLKFITSGGNPEVFIEYRNLYLGV, encoded by the coding sequence ATGATCAAATTAAACTTCACGAATACAAGAGGTCAATCAATAGAGTTGTACGGCTCCCCCTTCCGACTTTCCAAGTTCGAAGGGTTGGGGGACGTTGAAGCTGATATCCAGATGCAGAAGTCCCCATTCCAAGACGGCAGCACATACACAGACGCATTATTGATGAATCGTTATATCACTCTAGAATTAAAGATTGAAGGAAAAGACGAGGTTGATCTTGCCAATAACAGACGGTTGCTGTCGGGGATATTCAGTCCGAAGTTAGGACCAGGGATATTGCAATACACCGACGAAAGTGGTTCGAAACAAATTTACGCTGTTGCAGAGGGCGTGCCTACTTATCCGGATGGTTCAACTAACAGGGGAAGAACATTTCAAAAGGCTTTGCTATTCCTGGTCTGTCCGAATCCCTACTGGCAAGACATCAATCCTATCAGTATTAAACTACAAGATTTCGTGGGCAACTTCTTCTTCCCGATATCATTCCCTGCCAGTTTTTCAATTCGTGGTGACGAGAAGAATTTGTTAAACGAAGGACACGCACCCACACCGATTAAAGTCACATTTAGAGGCGAAGCAGTCAATCCGATGATTACGAAGGTCTCCACAGGCGAATTTATCCGGATTAACCGTACGATTCCTGCTGAACATAGTTTGGTAATTACGACGGACTTCGATTACAGGACGGTCCGTATCGTAGACCCATACGGAAATGAAAAAAACGCAATGGGTTATATCGACTTGGACGGCACGTTTTTCTCTCTCGATGTGGGCGAGAACAATCTGAAATTCATTACAAGCGGTGGCAACCCCGAAGTGTTCATAGAGTATCGAAATTTGTATTTAGGAGTGTGA
- a CDS encoding RNA ligase family protein: MKLIKPMLLEYQEEVSSEDGWIYEPKFDGIRLLTGNDYSYTRHGTITTSRFPELFFGGNDTLLDGELIALGTESPDNFTGAMSRFSGNMEQPIQYMAFDIISHKNKSVEYYPLEERKALLTEVLSEIDSLYINLMPYVYTDGESLFEIMKENKMEGIVAKRLNTPYLRGTRSDNWRKIINWSYHDVIVSKVTHGPLTVQLQSIEGIYLGSVVIGFTKEIRQLLKLMTPPFPATVKSRGWTSGGKLRLPQIVEIKY, translated from the coding sequence ATGAAGCTAATCAAACCTATGCTTCTTGAATATCAAGAGGAAGTTAGTTCAGAGGATGGTTGGATATATGAGCCGAAGTTTGATGGTATTCGATTATTAACTGGTAACGACTATTCTTATACTCGTCATGGCACCATAACCACTAGTCGATTTCCTGAGCTCTTTTTCGGAGGTAATGACACACTACTTGACGGAGAGTTAATCGCCCTAGGAACAGAGTCTCCTGACAATTTCACAGGAGCTATGTCACGATTCAGTGGCAATATGGAGCAGCCCATTCAGTATATGGCGTTTGATATTATTTCGCATAAAAATAAATCGGTGGAGTATTATCCATTAGAAGAGCGAAAAGCATTGTTAACTGAAGTATTGTCAGAAATTGATTCACTCTACATCAATTTAATGCCATATGTATATACAGATGGAGAATCATTATTTGAGATAATGAAGGAAAATAAGATGGAAGGTATTGTTGCTAAAAGGCTAAACACACCTTATCTAAGAGGTACTCGGTCAGATAATTGGAGGAAGATAATAAATTGGAGTTATCATGATGTGATTGTCTCGAAGGTTACGCATGGACCGCTTACTGTACAGTTGCAGAGTATAGAGGGAATCTATTTAGGGAGCGTTGTTATTGGATTCACTAAGGAGATAAGGCAGTTGTTAAAATTAATGACTCCCCCTTTTCCCGCTACTGTTAAATCACGAGGTTGGACGAGCGGTGGTAAATTGAGGTTGCCGCAAATTGTTGAGATTAAATATTAA